A genomic stretch from Halichoerus grypus chromosome 5, mHalGry1.hap1.1, whole genome shotgun sequence includes:
- the TNFRSF14 gene encoding tumor necrosis factor receptor superfamily member 14 isoform X1: MEPLRGWEPPPWSLTPKADALSQALYLLLLGSLPCALAMAPCKEEEYPVGSECCPKCSPGYRVKEACGELTGTLCVPCEPGTYTAHLNGLSECLHCRVCDPAMGLVTRQKCSRKENTVCVCDQGHFCVSEDGDDCAECRPHTPCPPGQRVRARGTEWHDRVCEDCPPGTFSASGTLEECQPWSTCSGPFQTQADPGTSSSDVTCSSWGLYVFVSSLVIVGLCVLTILGVRMKKRRSPGKATAGEAGSSGPSSPRHCDSVSVLQGDPPKRHYFTRSRGPHRMSPRWLRRRQSPCPREGMTRSRPMAPGGRCLSHLGLCLPEAARPPAAERGPTLGLLHTLPSTGRLATAQGALGSPHISRPFHEGPRALCSPLCCPPEDMVISLSWLRALLTPQPSEPQLVHL, from the exons ATGGAGCCTCTTCGAGGCTGGGAGCCGCCCCCCTGGAGCCTGACACCCAAGGCTGATGCCCTGAGCCAG GCCCTGTACCTGCTCCTCCTGGGGTCCCTCCCCTGTGCCCTGGCCATGGCCCCGTGCAAAGAGGAAGAGTATCCAGTAGGGTCCGAATGCTGTCCCAAGTGCAGCCCAG GTTACCGGGTGAAGGAGGCCTGTGGGGAGCTGACTGGCACGCTGTGTGTTCCCTGTGAGCCCGGGACCTACACGGCCCACCTCAACGGCCTGAGCGAGTGTCTGCACTGCCGAGTGTGCGACCCAG CCATGGGCCTGGTGACCAGGCAGAAGTGCTCCCGAAAAGAGAACACTGTGTGCGTCTGTGACCAGGGCCACTTCTGCGTCAGTGAGGATGGGGACGACTGCGCCGAGTGCCGTCCGCATACGCCCTGCCCACCTGGCCAGAGGGTGCGGGCCAGAG GCACCGAGTGGCACGACAGGGTGTGTGAAGACTGCCCTCCCGGGACCTTCTCGGCCAGTGGGACCCTGGAGGAGTGTCAGCCCTGGAGCAC GTGTAGCGGCCCTTTCCAGACACAAGCCGACCCTGGGACCAGCAGCTCAGATGTCACGTGTTCATCCTGGGGCCTTTACGTTTTTGTGAGCAGTCTTGTCATAGTGGGGCTCTGTGTCCTCACAATCCTCGGGGTGAGGATGAAAAAGAGACGGTCACCTG GGAAAGCCACAGCGGGAGAAGCCGGGAGCTCGGGTCCCTCCAGCCCCCGTCACTGTGACAGTGTCTCTGTTTTGCAGGGGGACCCACCAAAGCGACATTATTTCACCAG GTCCCGGGGGCCCCACCGGATGTCACCACGGTGGCTACGGAGGAGACAGAGCCCGTGTCCCCGGGAGGGAATGACCCGCTCACGACCGATGGCTCCAGGAGGCAGATGTCTGAGCCATCTTGGGTTGTGCCTGCCAGAAGCTGCCAGGCCCCCAGCGGCAGAACGTGGACCGACTCTGGGCTTGCTTCACACTCTACCCAGCACAGGAAGACTGGCCACTGCTCAGGGGGCCTTGGGGAGCCCACACATCTCCCGTCCATTTCATGAGGGGCCCAGAGCCCTCTGCTCACCTCTGTGCTGTCCTCCTGAGGACATGGTCATAAGCCTCTCTTGGCTTCGAGCCTTGCTCACCCCCCAACCCTCGGAGCCTCAGCTTGTCCATCTGTAG
- the TNFRSF14 gene encoding tumor necrosis factor receptor superfamily member 14 isoform X2, with product MEPLRGWEPPPWSLTPKADALSQALYLLLLGSLPCALAMAPCKEEEYPVGSECCPKCSPGYRVKEACGELTGTLCVPCEPGTYTAHLNGLSECLHCRVCDPAMGLVTRQKCSRKENTVCVCDQGHFCVSEDGDDCAECRPHTPCPPGQRVRARGTEWHDRVCEDCPPGTFSASGTLEECQPWSTCSGPFQTQADPGTSSSDVTCSSWGLYVFVSSLVIVGLCVLTILGVRMKKRRSPGKATAGEAGSSGPSSPRHCDSVSVLQGDPPKRHYFTSPEGASEALVTSQKGMLGLSIQVPGAPPDVTTVATEETEPVSPGGNDPLTTDGSRRQMSEPSWVVPARSCQAPSGRTWTDSGLASHSTQHRKTGHCSGGLGEPTHLPSIS from the exons ATGGAGCCTCTTCGAGGCTGGGAGCCGCCCCCCTGGAGCCTGACACCCAAGGCTGATGCCCTGAGCCAG GCCCTGTACCTGCTCCTCCTGGGGTCCCTCCCCTGTGCCCTGGCCATGGCCCCGTGCAAAGAGGAAGAGTATCCAGTAGGGTCCGAATGCTGTCCCAAGTGCAGCCCAG GTTACCGGGTGAAGGAGGCCTGTGGGGAGCTGACTGGCACGCTGTGTGTTCCCTGTGAGCCCGGGACCTACACGGCCCACCTCAACGGCCTGAGCGAGTGTCTGCACTGCCGAGTGTGCGACCCAG CCATGGGCCTGGTGACCAGGCAGAAGTGCTCCCGAAAAGAGAACACTGTGTGCGTCTGTGACCAGGGCCACTTCTGCGTCAGTGAGGATGGGGACGACTGCGCCGAGTGCCGTCCGCATACGCCCTGCCCACCTGGCCAGAGGGTGCGGGCCAGAG GCACCGAGTGGCACGACAGGGTGTGTGAAGACTGCCCTCCCGGGACCTTCTCGGCCAGTGGGACCCTGGAGGAGTGTCAGCCCTGGAGCAC GTGTAGCGGCCCTTTCCAGACACAAGCCGACCCTGGGACCAGCAGCTCAGATGTCACGTGTTCATCCTGGGGCCTTTACGTTTTTGTGAGCAGTCTTGTCATAGTGGGGCTCTGTGTCCTCACAATCCTCGGGGTGAGGATGAAAAAGAGACGGTCACCTG GGAAAGCCACAGCGGGAGAAGCCGGGAGCTCGGGTCCCTCCAGCCCCCGTCACTGTGACAGTGTCTCTGTTTTGCAGGGGGACCCACCAAAGCGACATTATTTCACCAG CCCAGAAGGCGCTAGTGAGGCGCTAGTCACATCACAGAAGGGGATGCTGGGTCTGTCCATCCAGGTCCCGGGGGCCCCACCGGATGTCACCACGGTGGCTACGGAGGAGACAGAGCCCGTGTCCCCGGGAGGGAATGACCCGCTCACGACCGATGGCTCCAGGAGGCAGATGTCTGAGCCATCTTGGGTTGTGCCTGCCAGAAGCTGCCAGGCCCCCAGCGGCAGAACGTGGACCGACTCTGGGCTTGCTTCACACTCTACCCAGCACAGGAAGACTGGCCACTGCTCAGGGGGCCTTGGGGAGCCCACACATCTCCCGTCCATTTCATGA
- the TNFRSF14 gene encoding tumor necrosis factor receptor superfamily member 14 isoform X3 — protein MEPLRGWEPPPWSLTPKADALSQALYLLLLGSLPCALAMAPCKEEEYPVGSECCPKCSPGYRVKEACGELTGTLCVPCEPGTYTAHLNGLSECLHCRVCDPAMGLVTRQKCSRKENTVCVCDQGHFCVSEDGDDCAECRPHTPCPPGQRVRARGTEWHDRVCEDCPPGTFSASGTLEECQPWSTCSGPFQTQADPGTSSSDVTCSSWGLYVFVSSLVIVGLCVLTILGVRMKKRRSPGGPTKATLFHQVPGAPPDVTTVATEETEPVSPGGNDPLTTDGSRRQMSEPSWVVPARSCQAPSGRTWTDSGLASHSTQHRKTGHCSGGLGEPTHLPSIS, from the exons ATGGAGCCTCTTCGAGGCTGGGAGCCGCCCCCCTGGAGCCTGACACCCAAGGCTGATGCCCTGAGCCAG GCCCTGTACCTGCTCCTCCTGGGGTCCCTCCCCTGTGCCCTGGCCATGGCCCCGTGCAAAGAGGAAGAGTATCCAGTAGGGTCCGAATGCTGTCCCAAGTGCAGCCCAG GTTACCGGGTGAAGGAGGCCTGTGGGGAGCTGACTGGCACGCTGTGTGTTCCCTGTGAGCCCGGGACCTACACGGCCCACCTCAACGGCCTGAGCGAGTGTCTGCACTGCCGAGTGTGCGACCCAG CCATGGGCCTGGTGACCAGGCAGAAGTGCTCCCGAAAAGAGAACACTGTGTGCGTCTGTGACCAGGGCCACTTCTGCGTCAGTGAGGATGGGGACGACTGCGCCGAGTGCCGTCCGCATACGCCCTGCCCACCTGGCCAGAGGGTGCGGGCCAGAG GCACCGAGTGGCACGACAGGGTGTGTGAAGACTGCCCTCCCGGGACCTTCTCGGCCAGTGGGACCCTGGAGGAGTGTCAGCCCTGGAGCAC GTGTAGCGGCCCTTTCCAGACACAAGCCGACCCTGGGACCAGCAGCTCAGATGTCACGTGTTCATCCTGGGGCCTTTACGTTTTTGTGAGCAGTCTTGTCATAGTGGGGCTCTGTGTCCTCACAATCCTCGGGGTGAGGATGAAAAAGAGACGGTCACCTG GGGGACCCACCAAAGCGACATTATTTCACCAG GTCCCGGGGGCCCCACCGGATGTCACCACGGTGGCTACGGAGGAGACAGAGCCCGTGTCCCCGGGAGGGAATGACCCGCTCACGACCGATGGCTCCAGGAGGCAGATGTCTGAGCCATCTTGGGTTGTGCCTGCCAGAAGCTGCCAGGCCCCCAGCGGCAGAACGTGGACCGACTCTGGGCTTGCTTCACACTCTACCCAGCACAGGAAGACTGGCCACTGCTCAGGGGGCCTTGGGGAGCCCACACATCTCCCGTCCATTTCATGA
- the TNFRSF14 gene encoding tumor necrosis factor receptor superfamily member 14 isoform X4 — protein sequence MEPLRGWEPPPWSLTPKADALSQALYLLLLGSLPCALAMAPCKEEEYPVGSECCPKCSPGYRVKEACGELTGTLCVPCEPGTYTAHLNGLSECLHCRVCDPAMGLVTRQKCSRKENTVCVCDQGHFCVSEDGDDCAECRPHTPCPPGQRVRARGTEWHDRVCEDCPPGTFSASGTLEECQPWSTCSGPFQTQADPGTSSSDVTCSSWGLYVFVSSLVIVGLCVLTILGVRMKKRRSPGPGGPTGCHHGGYGGDRARVPGRE from the exons ATGGAGCCTCTTCGAGGCTGGGAGCCGCCCCCCTGGAGCCTGACACCCAAGGCTGATGCCCTGAGCCAG GCCCTGTACCTGCTCCTCCTGGGGTCCCTCCCCTGTGCCCTGGCCATGGCCCCGTGCAAAGAGGAAGAGTATCCAGTAGGGTCCGAATGCTGTCCCAAGTGCAGCCCAG GTTACCGGGTGAAGGAGGCCTGTGGGGAGCTGACTGGCACGCTGTGTGTTCCCTGTGAGCCCGGGACCTACACGGCCCACCTCAACGGCCTGAGCGAGTGTCTGCACTGCCGAGTGTGCGACCCAG CCATGGGCCTGGTGACCAGGCAGAAGTGCTCCCGAAAAGAGAACACTGTGTGCGTCTGTGACCAGGGCCACTTCTGCGTCAGTGAGGATGGGGACGACTGCGCCGAGTGCCGTCCGCATACGCCCTGCCCACCTGGCCAGAGGGTGCGGGCCAGAG GCACCGAGTGGCACGACAGGGTGTGTGAAGACTGCCCTCCCGGGACCTTCTCGGCCAGTGGGACCCTGGAGGAGTGTCAGCCCTGGAGCAC GTGTAGCGGCCCTTTCCAGACACAAGCCGACCCTGGGACCAGCAGCTCAGATGTCACGTGTTCATCCTGGGGCCTTTACGTTTTTGTGAGCAGTCTTGTCATAGTGGGGCTCTGTGTCCTCACAATCCTCGGGGTGAGGATGAAAAAGAGACGGTCACCTG GTCCCGGGGGCCCCACCGGATGTCACCACGGTGGCTACGGAGGAGACAGAGCCCGTGTCCCCGGGAGGGAATGA
- the TNFRSF14 gene encoding tumor necrosis factor receptor superfamily member 14 isoform X5, with product MEPLRGWEPPPWSLTPKADALSQALYLLLLGSLPCALAMAPCKEEEYPVGSECCPKCSPGYRVKEACGELTGTLCVPCEPGTYTAHLNGLSECLHCRVCDPAMGLVTRQKCSRKENTVCVCDQGHFCVSEDGDDCAECRPHTPCPPGQRVRARGTEWHDRVCEDCPPGTFSASGTLEECQPWSTCSGPFQTQADPGTSSSDVTCSSWGLYVFVSSLVIVGLCVLTILGVRMKKRRSPGGPTKATLFHQPRRR from the exons ATGGAGCCTCTTCGAGGCTGGGAGCCGCCCCCCTGGAGCCTGACACCCAAGGCTGATGCCCTGAGCCAG GCCCTGTACCTGCTCCTCCTGGGGTCCCTCCCCTGTGCCCTGGCCATGGCCCCGTGCAAAGAGGAAGAGTATCCAGTAGGGTCCGAATGCTGTCCCAAGTGCAGCCCAG GTTACCGGGTGAAGGAGGCCTGTGGGGAGCTGACTGGCACGCTGTGTGTTCCCTGTGAGCCCGGGACCTACACGGCCCACCTCAACGGCCTGAGCGAGTGTCTGCACTGCCGAGTGTGCGACCCAG CCATGGGCCTGGTGACCAGGCAGAAGTGCTCCCGAAAAGAGAACACTGTGTGCGTCTGTGACCAGGGCCACTTCTGCGTCAGTGAGGATGGGGACGACTGCGCCGAGTGCCGTCCGCATACGCCCTGCCCACCTGGCCAGAGGGTGCGGGCCAGAG GCACCGAGTGGCACGACAGGGTGTGTGAAGACTGCCCTCCCGGGACCTTCTCGGCCAGTGGGACCCTGGAGGAGTGTCAGCCCTGGAGCAC GTGTAGCGGCCCTTTCCAGACACAAGCCGACCCTGGGACCAGCAGCTCAGATGTCACGTGTTCATCCTGGGGCCTTTACGTTTTTGTGAGCAGTCTTGTCATAGTGGGGCTCTGTGTCCTCACAATCCTCGGGGTGAGGATGAAAAAGAGACGGTCACCTG GGGGACCCACCAAAGCGACATTATTTCACCAG CCCAGAAGGCGCTAG